One window of the Hoplias malabaricus isolate fHopMal1 chromosome Y, fHopMal1.hap1, whole genome shotgun sequence genome contains the following:
- the LOC136679071 gene encoding amine sulfotransferase-like codes for MAENGSDENFEHKLVPHRGFNLISGIHAPEEVDRILNWEVQDSDIFGVTFPKSGTVWLQQILILIEAKGDPAKTNGQLSCERVPWIELIGGKEKFVAESSPRLQVTHLWPKFLPIGLRQGTGKVIYVARNPKDVLVSYYHFHKYAKMLETPKDFNDFYEKFMDGRVYGSCWFEHVTTWYSLRNEMNFLYITYEDMIKDLQSVVEKICEFLGRSLSESELENVVKHSTFKNMVHNQQANYSLIPSSLLDQEQGRFLRKGTVGDWKNYFTVAQSENFDRVFQEKVKDVPLSFVWDISDLVNT; via the exons ATGGCAG AAAATGGAAGTGATGAAAACTTTGAGCACAAGCTTGTTCCTCACCGAGGTTTTAACCTCATCTCTGGGATTCATGCTCCTGAGGAGGTCGACCGCATCCTGAACTGGGAGGTTCAAGACTCGGACATATTTGGTGTCACGTTCCCCAAGTCAG GCACAGTCTGGCTCCAACAGATCCTGATTCTGATCGAGGCGAAGGGAGACCCAGCGAAGACGAATGGTCAGCTGAGCTGTGAGCGAGTGCCATGGATTGAGCTCATTGGGGGCAAGGAGAAATTTGTTGCTGAAAGCTCACCCAGACTTCAagtcacacacctgtggccCAAATTCCTCCCCATCGGCCTCAGACAGGGCACAGGCAAG GTCATCTATGTGGCGAGAAACCCGAAGGATGTTCTGGTCTCATACTACCACTTCCACAAATACGCCAAAATGCTGGAGACTCCCAAAGACTTTAATGATTTTTATGAGAAATTCATGGATGGACGAG tttATGGAAGCTGCTGGTTCGAACATGTTACGACCTGGTACTCTCTCAGAAACGAAATGAATTTCCTCTATATCACATACGAAGACATGATCAAG GACCTGCAGTCAGTGGTGGAGAAGATCTGTGAGTTTCTGGGCAGGAGTTTGAGTGAAAGTGAACTGGAAAACGTGGTGAAACACAgcacttttaaaaacatggtcCACAACCAGCAAGCGAACTACTCACTGATCCCCAGCTCCCTGCTGGACCAAGAGCAAGGCAGATTCCTCCGGAAAG GTACAGTGGGGGACTGGAAGAATTACTTTACCGTGGCTCAGAGTGAGAACTTTGACAGAGTTTTTCAGGAGAAGGTGAAGGATGTCCCGCTCTCGTTCGTCTGGGACATCTCTGACCTCGTCAATACATGA
- the LOC136678147 gene encoding zinc finger-containing ubiquitin peptidase 1-like isoform X1 yields MKNTCCYSLLFANGSKGTMPVCDICCQELVSESDLRTHLLLSHLEREMNCPFCSLSGVSYDELNFHVAAAHREKDTDFQTPKESGQRCSVDQMDLNPQRSDGFCTSDLTPACPQTSKHQFSSVVHGTSAPSTGVALSQGQGTTSRAKSSPPAASTPNGTRRLVHTEKTQEDPAEHRKSKQKRLSSPQKEKIFSCPFCSLVCGDCFILQEHVELHLQDQEASEGALSEAGASSQPCSSVRSDSGLKLYECPLCSLRCTDNSSLQEHVELHLDYGTAASSGDIPGDLRLARQLQEEEEKKRKEEEAKREEKDFKELQKVFGLDGSGGYRKQIERNMERAVRQGQMAPAEFHQKRAEVMESLASGVDDGQSRTTGVMEALYEFYQREARDSAHVWLCAETDHYAASVGDKGWGCGYRNFQMLYSSLRKMEHYRALNTLPDSVPSIPRVQALIEGSWAEGIDPQGASHFSKRLQGTRAWIGATEIYSILTALRVKARVVDFHQPTGPGNTHPLLFEFVKKYFSLQSSRGARLPPRVVKTNLPPVYLQHQGHSRTIVGVEERRNGSVCLLLLDPGCPSGAMKKLLNSKTAPASVGRMRKFPGHLKHSQYQLVIVEGVLTPEEKQTRVLNSRTLRAERIP; encoded by the exons ATGAAAAACACCTGCTGTTACAGTCTGCTTTTTGCAAACGGCTCA AAGGGTACGATGCCTGTGTGTGATATCTGCTGCCAGGAGCTGGTGTCCGAATCAGACCTGAGGACCCACCTCCTCCTGAGCCACTTGGAACGAGAGATGAACTGTCCTTTCTGCTCACTTTCGGGGGTTTCCTACGATGAGCTGAACTTCCACGTTGCTGCAGCTCATCGGGAGAAAGATACGGACTTCCAGACTCCTAAAGAAAGTGGGCAGAGATGTTCAGTGGATCAGATGGATCTGAATCCCCAAAGATCAGATGGTTTTTGTACTTCTGACCTCACTCCAGCTTGTCCTCAGACCTCAAAACATCAGTTTTCCTCTGTGGTCCATGGGACATCTGCTCCCAGCACAGGAGTAGCTCTTAGTCAGGGTCAAGGAACCACATCTAGAGCTAAATCCTCACCCCCAGCAGCGTCCACACCTAATGGGACAAGACGTTTAGTCCACACTGAAAAGACTCAGGAAGATCCAGCAGAGCATCGCAAATCAAAACAGAAACGCTTGTCCTCCCCTCAGAAAG AGAAGATATTCTCATGTCCCTTCTGCTCTCTGGTTTGTGGTGACTGCTTCATTCTTCAGGAGCATGTGGAACTGCATCTCCAGGATCAGGAGGCGTCTGAAG GAGCTCTTTCTGAAGCAGGAGCATCATCACAGCCTTGTTCATCAGTGAGAAGTGACTCAG GTTTAAAGTTGTATGAATgtccactgtgttctctgaggtgTACTGACAACAGCTCACTGCAGGAGCATGTGGAGCTACATCTGGACTATGGTACGGCTGCCTcttcag GGGATATTCCTGGAGATCTGAGGCTGGCCAGAcagctgcaggaggaagaggagaagaagagaaaagaggaagaggCGAAGAGGGAGGAAAAAGACTTTAAAGAACTGCAG AAAGTATTCGGTTTGGACGGCAGCGGTGGTTACCGCAAGCAGATTGAGAGAAACATGGAGCGAGCTGTGAGGCAAGGTCAAATGGCACCTGCTGAATTTCACCAAAAACGGGCTGAAGTTATGGAGTCTCTGGCATCTGGAGTGGACGATGGTCAAAGCAGAACCACAG gtgtgatggAGGCTCTGTATGAGTTTTATCAACGTGAGGCACGTGACAGCGCCCACGTGTGGCTGTGTGCTGAAACTGACCACTACGCTGCCTCTGTTGGAGACAAAGGCTGGGGCTGTGGATACAGAAACTTCCAGATGCTTTACTCTTCACTGAGAAAGATGGAGCACTACAGGGCTTTAAACACACTGCCAG ACTCAGTTCCCAGCATCCCCAGGGTGCAGGCACTTATTGAGGGGTCCTGGGCAGAAGGGATTGACCCCCAGGGAGCATCACATTTCAGCAAGAGACTTCAGGGAACCAGGGCCTGGATTGGAGCCACAGAAATCTACTCCATTCTCACTGCCCTTAGAGTCAA GGCGCGTGTAGTGGATTTCCACCAACCCACTGGCCCTGGGAACACACACCCTCTACTGTTTGAGTTTGTGAAAAAGTACTTCTCCCTTCAGTCCAGCAGGGGTGCTAGACTTCCACCCAGGGTGGTGAAGACCAATCTTCCACCTGTATACCTCCAGCACCAAG GCCACAGCCGGACCATTGTGGGCGTGGAGGAACGTAGGAAcggcagtgtgtgtttacttctcTTAGATCCAGGATGTCCTTCAGGAGCAATGAAAAAGCTTCTGAACTCAAAGACAGCTCCCGCTTCAGTCGGCCGAATGCGGAAATTCCCCGGACACCTCAAACATTCTCAGTACCAGCTCGTCATAGTGGAGGGGGTCTTAACTCCAGAGGAGAAGCAG acacgAGTCCTCAACTCCAGAACATTACGTGCTGAAAGAATCCCCTGA
- the LOC136678147 gene encoding zinc finger-containing ubiquitin peptidase 1-like isoform X2 produces MKNTCCYSLLFANGSKGTMPVCDICCQELVSESDLRTHLLLSHLEREMNCPFCSLSGVSYDELNFHVAAAHREKDTDFQTPKESGQRCSVDQMDLNPQRSDGFCTSDLTPACPQTSKHQFSSVVHGTSAPSTGVALSQGQGTTSRAKSSPPAASTPNGTRRLVHTEKTQEDPAEHRKSKQKRLSSPQKEKIFSCPFCSLVCGDCFILQEHVELHLQDQEASEGALSEAGASSQPCSSVRSDSGLKLYECPLCSLRCTDNSSLQEHVELHLDYGDIPGDLRLARQLQEEEEKKRKEEEAKREEKDFKELQKVFGLDGSGGYRKQIERNMERAVRQGQMAPAEFHQKRAEVMESLASGVDDGQSRTTGVMEALYEFYQREARDSAHVWLCAETDHYAASVGDKGWGCGYRNFQMLYSSLRKMEHYRALNTLPDSVPSIPRVQALIEGSWAEGIDPQGASHFSKRLQGTRAWIGATEIYSILTALRVKARVVDFHQPTGPGNTHPLLFEFVKKYFSLQSSRGARLPPRVVKTNLPPVYLQHQGHSRTIVGVEERRNGSVCLLLLDPGCPSGAMKKLLNSKTAPASVGRMRKFPGHLKHSQYQLVIVEGVLTPEEKQTRVLNSRTLRAERIP; encoded by the exons ATGAAAAACACCTGCTGTTACAGTCTGCTTTTTGCAAACGGCTCA AAGGGTACGATGCCTGTGTGTGATATCTGCTGCCAGGAGCTGGTGTCCGAATCAGACCTGAGGACCCACCTCCTCCTGAGCCACTTGGAACGAGAGATGAACTGTCCTTTCTGCTCACTTTCGGGGGTTTCCTACGATGAGCTGAACTTCCACGTTGCTGCAGCTCATCGGGAGAAAGATACGGACTTCCAGACTCCTAAAGAAAGTGGGCAGAGATGTTCAGTGGATCAGATGGATCTGAATCCCCAAAGATCAGATGGTTTTTGTACTTCTGACCTCACTCCAGCTTGTCCTCAGACCTCAAAACATCAGTTTTCCTCTGTGGTCCATGGGACATCTGCTCCCAGCACAGGAGTAGCTCTTAGTCAGGGTCAAGGAACCACATCTAGAGCTAAATCCTCACCCCCAGCAGCGTCCACACCTAATGGGACAAGACGTTTAGTCCACACTGAAAAGACTCAGGAAGATCCAGCAGAGCATCGCAAATCAAAACAGAAACGCTTGTCCTCCCCTCAGAAAG AGAAGATATTCTCATGTCCCTTCTGCTCTCTGGTTTGTGGTGACTGCTTCATTCTTCAGGAGCATGTGGAACTGCATCTCCAGGATCAGGAGGCGTCTGAAG GAGCTCTTTCTGAAGCAGGAGCATCATCACAGCCTTGTTCATCAGTGAGAAGTGACTCAG GTTTAAAGTTGTATGAATgtccactgtgttctctgaggtgTACTGACAACAGCTCACTGCAGGAGCATGTGGAGCTACATCTGGACTATG GGGATATTCCTGGAGATCTGAGGCTGGCCAGAcagctgcaggaggaagaggagaagaagagaaaagaggaagaggCGAAGAGGGAGGAAAAAGACTTTAAAGAACTGCAG AAAGTATTCGGTTTGGACGGCAGCGGTGGTTACCGCAAGCAGATTGAGAGAAACATGGAGCGAGCTGTGAGGCAAGGTCAAATGGCACCTGCTGAATTTCACCAAAAACGGGCTGAAGTTATGGAGTCTCTGGCATCTGGAGTGGACGATGGTCAAAGCAGAACCACAG gtgtgatggAGGCTCTGTATGAGTTTTATCAACGTGAGGCACGTGACAGCGCCCACGTGTGGCTGTGTGCTGAAACTGACCACTACGCTGCCTCTGTTGGAGACAAAGGCTGGGGCTGTGGATACAGAAACTTCCAGATGCTTTACTCTTCACTGAGAAAGATGGAGCACTACAGGGCTTTAAACACACTGCCAG ACTCAGTTCCCAGCATCCCCAGGGTGCAGGCACTTATTGAGGGGTCCTGGGCAGAAGGGATTGACCCCCAGGGAGCATCACATTTCAGCAAGAGACTTCAGGGAACCAGGGCCTGGATTGGAGCCACAGAAATCTACTCCATTCTCACTGCCCTTAGAGTCAA GGCGCGTGTAGTGGATTTCCACCAACCCACTGGCCCTGGGAACACACACCCTCTACTGTTTGAGTTTGTGAAAAAGTACTTCTCCCTTCAGTCCAGCAGGGGTGCTAGACTTCCACCCAGGGTGGTGAAGACCAATCTTCCACCTGTATACCTCCAGCACCAAG GCCACAGCCGGACCATTGTGGGCGTGGAGGAACGTAGGAAcggcagtgtgtgtttacttctcTTAGATCCAGGATGTCCTTCAGGAGCAATGAAAAAGCTTCTGAACTCAAAGACAGCTCCCGCTTCAGTCGGCCGAATGCGGAAATTCCCCGGACACCTCAAACATTCTCAGTACCAGCTCGTCATAGTGGAGGGGGTCTTAACTCCAGAGGAGAAGCAG acacgAGTCCTCAACTCCAGAACATTACGTGCTGAAAGAATCCCCTGA
- the LOC136679336 gene encoding RWD domain-containing protein 1-like, translating to MTDYAEEQRNELEAIESIYPDSFTVLSEDPTSFTITVNSDAGENDETVQVTLKFTYVENYPDEPPLWEIQAHENLEDLDTEDILTLLQQQAEENLGMVMIFTLVTAVQEKLNEIIDQIKSRREEEKQRKEREAEEAEKQAFQGTVVTIENFLSWKAKFEQDMAELKSKKQKEEEQSGKNKLTGKQLFETDHNLDTSDIQFLEDGGNSVEVDESLFQDIDDLDLDEDDPDFDPLDLGSDED from the exons atgACGGATTACGCAGAGGAGCAGCGAAACGAACTCGAGGCGATAGAGTCCATTTATCCAGACTCTTTTACAG TGCTTTCAGAAGACCCCACAAGCTTCACAATCACAGTTAATTCAGATGCGGGAGAAAACGATGAGA ctgttcAGGTAACGTTAAAGTTCACGTACGTGGAAAATTACCCAGATGAACCTCCTCTATGGGAAATCCAAGCTCATGAAAACCTTGAGGATTTGGACACAGAGGACATCCTCACGCTGCTGCAGCAACAG gcagAGGAGAACCTAGGCATGGTGATGATCTTCACTCTGGTGACGGCGGTGCAGGAGAAACTGAATGAAATTATCGATCAGATAAAGagtagaagagaagaggagaagcagaggaaagagagggaggcagAAGAGGCAGAGAAG CAAGCGTTCCAGGGCACTGTGGTGACGATCGAGAACTTCCTGTCATGGAAGGCAAAATTCGAGCAGGATATGGCCGAACTGAAGAGTAAAAAACAGAAGGAGGAGGAACAGTCAGGAAAAAATAAACTCACAG GAAAGCAGCTGTTTGAAACAGATCATAACCTCGACACATCAGACATCCAGTTCCTGGAGGACG GTGGGAACAGTGTTGAAGTGGACGAGTCTCTGTTCCAGGACATAGACGATTTAGACCTGGATGAAGATGACCCTGACTTTGACCCTCTGGATCTGGGCAGTGATGAGGACTAA
- the LOC136679246 gene encoding calcium homeostasis modulator protein 5-like — MFLAPLKPTMDSFSTVVRFLTNQKTTIGYGVMAIATIGSERIFSLFSFQCPCNPDQNFSYGLLYMLGPAVVLLTVGLFLSTALWRLCTGCCLNPTKLCPRGNCIGCASILLKVVVGALVAPIMWLSVALLNGTFYECAVSGLEDPFIINLFCKNRTGSCRTELAKVPCKTSNLPVAETIDLLLMLRAQSQILGWVLIISAVLAGLIGTCYKNCRSQVSYLQLTFWKVYMQKEKEKFDSFADDYATRLAERNMKAFFNNQDPEAFPFPNHTAWEEISSIYTYSHSDQCYSTLQRYVESPDRDYTSEKTPLQMEYTLD, encoded by the exons ATGTTCTTGGCACCTTTAAAGCCTACGATGGATTCCTTCAGCACTGTAGTGCGttttctgaccaatcagaagaCCACCATTGGGTATGGAGTCATGGCCATTGCCACTATAGGCAGCGAAAggattttttccctcttttcctTCCAGTGTCCGTGTAACCCAGACCAGAATTTCTCCTATGGCCTCTTGTACATGTTGGGGCCTGCTGTGGTGTTGTTGACCGTGGGTTTGTTTCTCAGCACAGCCTTGTGGCGCCTCTGTACCGGCTGCTGTCTAAACCCTACGAAGCTCTGCCCCAGGGGAAACTGTATTGGCTGTGCCTCCATCCTCCTTAAGGTTGTGGTTGGAGCTTTGGTGGCTCCGATCATGTGGCTGAGCGTGGCTCTTCTAAACGGGACCTTTTATGAGTGTGCGGTCAGTGGACTGGAAGATCCGTTTATCATCAATCTCTTCTGCAAGAACAGGACCGGCTCGTGTAGAACGGAACTTGCCAAAGTGCCGTGCAAAACATCCAACTTACCTGTGGCTGAGACTATTGACCTTCTGCTGATGCTCAGGGCTCAGTCTCAG ATCCTGGGCTGGGTTCTCATTATAAGTGCGGTTCTGGCCGGCCTGATCGGGACATGCTACAAGAACTGTCGCTCTCAGGTGAGCTACCTGCAGCTGACCTTCTGGAAGGTGTACAtgcagaaggagaaagagaagttCGACAGTTTCGCCGATGATTACGCCACCCGACTGGCCGAGAGGAACATGAAGGCCTTCTTTAACAATCAGGACCCGGAGGCCTTTCCATTCCCCAATCACACCGCATGGGAAGAGATCTCCTCCATTTACACTTACAGCCACAGCGACCAGTGCTACAGCACACTGCAAAGATACGTGGAGTCTCCAGACAGGGACTACACCTCGGAGAAAACCCCGCTTCAGATGGAGTACACACTGGACTAG
- the LOC136678147 gene encoding zinc finger-containing ubiquitin peptidase 1-like isoform X3: MPVCDICCQELVSESDLRTHLLLSHLEREMNCPFCSLSGVSYDELNFHVAAAHREKDTDFQTPKESGQRCSVDQMDLNPQRSDGFCTSDLTPACPQTSKHQFSSVVHGTSAPSTGVALSQGQGTTSRAKSSPPAASTPNGTRRLVHTEKTQEDPAEHRKSKQKRLSSPQKEKIFSCPFCSLVCGDCFILQEHVELHLQDQEASEGALSEAGASSQPCSSVRSDSGLKLYECPLCSLRCTDNSSLQEHVELHLDYGTAASSGDIPGDLRLARQLQEEEEKKRKEEEAKREEKDFKELQKVFGLDGSGGYRKQIERNMERAVRQGQMAPAEFHQKRAEVMESLASGVDDGQSRTTGVMEALYEFYQREARDSAHVWLCAETDHYAASVGDKGWGCGYRNFQMLYSSLRKMEHYRALNTLPDSVPSIPRVQALIEGSWAEGIDPQGASHFSKRLQGTRAWIGATEIYSILTALRVKARVVDFHQPTGPGNTHPLLFEFVKKYFSLQSSRGARLPPRVVKTNLPPVYLQHQGHSRTIVGVEERRNGSVCLLLLDPGCPSGAMKKLLNSKTAPASVGRMRKFPGHLKHSQYQLVIVEGVLTPEEKQTRVLNSRTLRAERIP; encoded by the exons ATGCCTGTGTGTGATATCTGCTGCCAGGAGCTGGTGTCCGAATCAGACCTGAGGACCCACCTCCTCCTGAGCCACTTGGAACGAGAGATGAACTGTCCTTTCTGCTCACTTTCGGGGGTTTCCTACGATGAGCTGAACTTCCACGTTGCTGCAGCTCATCGGGAGAAAGATACGGACTTCCAGACTCCTAAAGAAAGTGGGCAGAGATGTTCAGTGGATCAGATGGATCTGAATCCCCAAAGATCAGATGGTTTTTGTACTTCTGACCTCACTCCAGCTTGTCCTCAGACCTCAAAACATCAGTTTTCCTCTGTGGTCCATGGGACATCTGCTCCCAGCACAGGAGTAGCTCTTAGTCAGGGTCAAGGAACCACATCTAGAGCTAAATCCTCACCCCCAGCAGCGTCCACACCTAATGGGACAAGACGTTTAGTCCACACTGAAAAGACTCAGGAAGATCCAGCAGAGCATCGCAAATCAAAACAGAAACGCTTGTCCTCCCCTCAGAAAG AGAAGATATTCTCATGTCCCTTCTGCTCTCTGGTTTGTGGTGACTGCTTCATTCTTCAGGAGCATGTGGAACTGCATCTCCAGGATCAGGAGGCGTCTGAAG GAGCTCTTTCTGAAGCAGGAGCATCATCACAGCCTTGTTCATCAGTGAGAAGTGACTCAG GTTTAAAGTTGTATGAATgtccactgtgttctctgaggtgTACTGACAACAGCTCACTGCAGGAGCATGTGGAGCTACATCTGGACTATGGTACGGCTGCCTcttcag GGGATATTCCTGGAGATCTGAGGCTGGCCAGAcagctgcaggaggaagaggagaagaagagaaaagaggaagaggCGAAGAGGGAGGAAAAAGACTTTAAAGAACTGCAG AAAGTATTCGGTTTGGACGGCAGCGGTGGTTACCGCAAGCAGATTGAGAGAAACATGGAGCGAGCTGTGAGGCAAGGTCAAATGGCACCTGCTGAATTTCACCAAAAACGGGCTGAAGTTATGGAGTCTCTGGCATCTGGAGTGGACGATGGTCAAAGCAGAACCACAG gtgtgatggAGGCTCTGTATGAGTTTTATCAACGTGAGGCACGTGACAGCGCCCACGTGTGGCTGTGTGCTGAAACTGACCACTACGCTGCCTCTGTTGGAGACAAAGGCTGGGGCTGTGGATACAGAAACTTCCAGATGCTTTACTCTTCACTGAGAAAGATGGAGCACTACAGGGCTTTAAACACACTGCCAG ACTCAGTTCCCAGCATCCCCAGGGTGCAGGCACTTATTGAGGGGTCCTGGGCAGAAGGGATTGACCCCCAGGGAGCATCACATTTCAGCAAGAGACTTCAGGGAACCAGGGCCTGGATTGGAGCCACAGAAATCTACTCCATTCTCACTGCCCTTAGAGTCAA GGCGCGTGTAGTGGATTTCCACCAACCCACTGGCCCTGGGAACACACACCCTCTACTGTTTGAGTTTGTGAAAAAGTACTTCTCCCTTCAGTCCAGCAGGGGTGCTAGACTTCCACCCAGGGTGGTGAAGACCAATCTTCCACCTGTATACCTCCAGCACCAAG GCCACAGCCGGACCATTGTGGGCGTGGAGGAACGTAGGAAcggcagtgtgtgtttacttctcTTAGATCCAGGATGTCCTTCAGGAGCAATGAAAAAGCTTCTGAACTCAAAGACAGCTCCCGCTTCAGTCGGCCGAATGCGGAAATTCCCCGGACACCTCAAACATTCTCAGTACCAGCTCGTCATAGTGGAGGGGGTCTTAACTCCAGAGGAGAAGCAG acacgAGTCCTCAACTCCAGAACATTACGTGCTGAAAGAATCCCCTGA